A single region of the Chroococcidiopsis sp. TS-821 genome encodes:
- a CDS encoding RES family NAD+ phosphorylase, whose product MAPQEPLEEPLAPHPEPPPDFGSRSLPVVESNSPWYRLNPARYSSALFFDRSGRGRFDGAELGYGILYVGADEYAAFIECFGRVHGARGVAESALQMRNLVRITSARPLLLADLTGSGLVKLGADSRIASGPYLMARKWAQAIWEHPSAVDGLRYHSRHDDTRICCGLFDRTRSLLREENLGNLVEQHPVLLAQMLAHYDYGLL is encoded by the coding sequence ATGGCACCCCAGGAGCCGCTTGAGGAGCCGTTAGCCCCGCATCCAGAACCGCCGCCTGATTTTGGCAGCCGCTCGTTACCTGTAGTTGAGAGTAATAGTCCTTGGTATCGATTGAACCCAGCACGTTACTCAAGTGCGTTATTTTTTGACCGCAGCGGCAGAGGTAGGTTTGACGGGGCTGAGCTTGGTTATGGCATTTTGTATGTTGGAGCCGACGAGTACGCTGCTTTTATCGAATGCTTCGGTCGCGTCCACGGGGCGCGGGGCGTAGCCGAATCAGCACTGCAAATGCGGAATTTAGTACGCATTACATCGGCGCGTCCCTTGCTTTTAGCTGACTTGACAGGTAGTGGCTTAGTGAAGTTAGGAGCCGATTCTCGAATTGCTTCTGGTCCGTATTTGATGGCGCGGAAGTGGGCGCAGGCAATTTGGGAGCATCCGAGCGCCGTAGATGGACTGAGATACCATTCGCGGCACGACGATACGCGCATCTGTTGCGGACTTTTCGACCGAACGAGATCGCTTTTGCGCGAAGAGAACTTGGGTAATTTGGTCGAGCAACATCCCGTACTACTTGCTCAGATGTTGGCGCACTATGACTATGGCTTGCTGTAA
- a CDS encoding tyrosine-type recombinase/integrase, producing MLRATATLVLTTPLPLTEHPAAVYLATLSPGSRATMQQALDAIASLLTDGVADALTLNWAALRYKHTAAVRAALMEKYAPATANKMLSALRRVLKEALRLELIDPLDYARAVDIACIKVTKQLRGRALCESEIAALMDVCLNDPTPAGYRDAALFALLRGAGLRRREVVSLDVADLDLGIGAIKVRSGKGGKDRTVYLPQEAISIIEAWLKIRGDVVGSLLCQVNKAHRVVSKRLTPQAVLFILQKRAKEAQVASFSPHDLRRTFCSDLLDSGVDIVTVQKLAGHADPATTSRYDRRGEETLRRAVQTLKIPGSKRKQ from the coding sequence ATGCTCAGAGCTACTGCAACGCTTGTCTTAACTACACCGCTGCCACTGACCGAGCATCCCGCCGCTGTGTATCTGGCAACGCTTAGTCCAGGGTCGCGTGCGACAATGCAACAAGCTTTAGATGCGATCGCTTCTTTACTGACAGATGGAGTTGCTGACGCGCTGACCTTAAATTGGGCAGCATTGCGTTACAAACATACTGCCGCAGTCCGCGCCGCGTTGATGGAAAAATACGCGCCAGCGACAGCCAACAAGATGCTCAGTGCGTTGCGACGAGTTTTGAAAGAAGCGTTGAGATTAGAATTAATTGACCCTCTAGATTACGCTCGTGCTGTGGATATTGCTTGCATTAAAGTAACGAAACAGTTACGCGGTCGCGCTCTATGTGAAAGCGAGATTGCGGCGTTGATGGACGTTTGCCTCAACGATCCTACTCCCGCAGGATACAGAGATGCCGCACTATTTGCATTGCTGCGCGGTGCTGGGTTGCGACGGCGCGAGGTCGTTTCTTTGGACGTAGCAGACCTCGATCTCGGTATTGGAGCTATAAAAGTCCGTTCTGGAAAAGGAGGCAAAGACCGCACAGTATATTTACCACAGGAGGCGATTTCCATCATAGAAGCGTGGCTCAAGATTCGCGGCGATGTGGTAGGTTCGCTGTTGTGTCAAGTCAATAAAGCTCATCGAGTAGTATCAAAACGGCTTACTCCACAAGCCGTGTTATTTATTCTGCAAAAACGCGCCAAGGAAGCACAAGTAGCGTCGTTTTCTCCACACGACCTACGGCGCACCTTCTGTTCTGACTTACTCGATAGCGGAGTAGATATTGTAACAGTCCAGAAATTAGCAGGTCATGCCGATCCGGCAACAACGTCGCGCTACGACCGCCGAGGAGAAGAAACGCTGCGTCGCGCTGTGCAGACTTTGAAAATTCCTGGTAGCAAAAGGAAACAGTAG
- a CDS encoding transposase codes for MERQAYSDPNEKIYRSAPGIGPLGARILSNELGDMSQFHNERQLFSYTGLTPCEQSSGDNIRRGCITRQGNSRVRWVLCEAAWRAIRQDRDLREYFERLFPRTGKKKAIVAVSRKLIGRIRSAFRQGKPYRMTPITSSSAENS; via the coding sequence TTGGAGCGGCAGGCATACTCAGATCCCAACGAGAAAATTTACCGTTCTGCTCCAGGGATAGGTCCTCTCGGAGCGAGAATCCTATCCAATGAGTTAGGAGATATGAGCCAATTTCACAACGAGCGGCAATTATTTAGCTATACGGGGTTGACTCCTTGCGAGCAGTCGAGTGGGGACAACATCCGAAGGGGTTGCATCACGCGACAGGGAAACAGTCGGGTTCGATGGGTTTTATGTGAAGCGGCTTGGAGAGCCATTAGACAAGATCGGGATTTGAGAGAATACTTCGAGCGACTCTTTCCCCGAACGGGGAAGAAGAAAGCAATTGTTGCTGTCAGCCGTAAATTAATCGGTCGTATTCGTTCAGCTTTCCGTCAGGGTAAACCCTATCGCATGACTCCTATTACCTCATCTTCAGCAGAGAATAGCTGA
- a CDS encoding transposase, producing the protein MNSSSKKPSYTGKNVFIGIDVHKRTYSIVSVVDSIVSVVEGIVVKKWQTTAIPDQLARQLKSYFPEANLYSVYEAGFSGFVLHRKLEEAGIKNLVVNAASIETTVHNRVKTDKRDALKLASLLEAGRLKGIRVPSEKEETQRLLSRTRQQLIKERTALKNQIRMKCHQMGLIAADDRRKMSHKLVQELLKCCPSLELSLAIETDWQVW; encoded by the coding sequence ATGAATAGCTCATCAAAGAAGCCTTCATACACGGGAAAGAATGTTTTCATCGGGATTGATGTACATAAACGAACCTACTCAATAGTGAGTGTAGTAGACTCAATAGTGAGTGTAGTAGAAGGAATCGTAGTAAAGAAATGGCAGACTACGGCTATACCCGACCAACTGGCAAGACAACTCAAGAGTTATTTCCCAGAAGCTAACCTGTATAGTGTTTATGAAGCAGGATTTTCAGGATTTGTCTTACATCGGAAACTGGAAGAAGCTGGTATTAAAAACTTGGTAGTCAATGCAGCTAGTATAGAAACTACCGTCCATAACCGAGTGAAGACGGATAAGCGAGATGCTCTAAAATTAGCTAGTTTACTAGAGGCGGGACGCCTAAAAGGAATCAGAGTTCCGAGCGAGAAAGAAGAAACTCAAAGACTGCTTAGCCGTACCCGACAACAACTAATCAAGGAGCGGACAGCGCTCAAAAATCAAATTCGGATGAAGTGTCATCAAATGGGATTGATTGCAGCAGATGACCGCCGTAAAATGAGCCACAAGTTAGTGCAGGAATTGCTCAAATGCTGTCCTTCGTTAGAATTGAGCTTAGCAATTGAAACTGATTGGCAAGTGTGGTAA